DNA sequence from the Glycine soja cultivar W05 chromosome 18, ASM419377v2, whole genome shotgun sequence genome:
ACAAACCAAAAATCCAATTTGGTAGGATATGTCCCTCCTGTATTATTCGCCTGAGTTTGTTGGAAGAGTCATATATACTATTAGAATGGTTCTCAAAGTGCTGCTATGCACTCAATTTCAATCTTGGCATCCATTGGCAAGGAAGCTACTTGATACGTTGACCGTGCCGGGGCTGGTGAAGGGAAGTCTGAAACAATATGAACCATGATTAAACGATCGTTGACACCAATATCAGaagttaaaaagtaaaaaataggaaaatggATTAAGTGTAACACTAAATATATTCAAAGATCTTGTCACTCAAACAAGAGTTAAAGAGTGGATTTTCTTGCATTAataaagttttgtttttttggataaaacttGCATCAATCAAGTTTTTTAATATGTTCTGCTCTAAGAAAACAAAGCCATCAGAAGCTAACATATGAATCTTCAATTACAGAATATAAAAGCTAGCCAGCTACTGTACAAGCATGCTAACAGGCTTTCTTCTTCAAAATGGAGCAAGGATTAATTTTTACAGccgaatataatttattatcagaGGTGAAATTCATGGGTAAGTAGCAGTGTAGACTGTAGCAAATTTAGCAGTTTGTCAGCATAAGGATTTAATAATGGTCTGCAATATTAAACAGATGGGTAATTACTTTATCGAAAGAGATAACAAAATAAAGTGCAAAAGCTTAGAATGGTGATACACCGGCATAGTTTATTGCTAGATTTAAACAAGAATCTGAACTATTGTGAAGGAAATATCAAAATCACTGTCAAGTTACTCACATTTAGCATAGATCTCATTAACTTTCTTGAAGTCCTTCAAGTCAGCCAACCTGGAGGAAATAAACAGTATATAGTCATCTTGCCAGCACTcaatacaattaaaattaatgaagaaaatAGAATTCATACAAAATAGTTGTCTTAACAACTGATGAATAGCTGGCACCCCCAGATTTTAGGATCTCTCCCATATTTTTTAGAACCTGCATTGTGTAATTATTTGACAAATGTCAGTGACAAAATCAGCAAAGTGCACTTTTACAGCAATGCAACCTTAAGACAAGATTACTAGCATATGTTATGGTAACAGTGATAGGAATTTAAATGCATCCAACAGATAATGATTAATGACATTCAAAGAATGTATGCAAGTTGAAAAAATTGCTTATATATTGGTTTTCCACTTATGCAGAAAGACACATGAAAATTAGGCGATATACTTAGCTTCAAAGTTGTTAAAATAATAGGTTCTTATGACACTTGTCAATTTTAGGAGGCTCACAATGTTAGTTATTGTTTCAACAATGTGCTACACATCTCTTTGTCAGCAAAATATACTAATAGTGACTTCCAACAATGAAATTATTGGAAATTTCCGAAGTATGCTGCTATTAATAACAGCCAAGTTTTCTTCAAAAGAGAAATATGTTTTCCTAAACTGATCACCATGTCATGTTAGTTTCCCTAGAATATcttaatcaattcaaaattcttttcaaaatagAAACAGTTAACTTAGCTTCATACACAGTCTTAGTGATCATTCTAAATCATTCATGACTTCCAAATCAGTATAGAGGGAAGATTTCCCACTTAAAGATTGTGAATACTTAATACCATAAAAATTACTCAACAGTTAGGAGTCAGTAAAGTCATCCAACTAATCCATAACTGATATGTCAAACCCAAGTTCTAACAAATGAACAATTAAACCGCATTATCTGAAAGTGAAGAGAAAAGTGACAAAGCACAAATACTAAGAAAATTCCCTGGTATTACAAAATGAGCCTGTAAGTTCAGAGTTTTCTTCTTGTACCTGCTCTGTCTGATCTTCAACATTATCAGAGATGAACTTCCCTGTCTGCATTAGAGAGCTAACCATATATTATCAGGAAGCCAGCACAATTGCACACATATACAGAAGAGTGAACTTCAGATGAATGATATCAAACCTCCGGAATAAGGCCAAGAACACCTGACACAAACAGAAGGTTGTTGGCTTTGATTGCTTGAGAATACGGCCCCAATGCCGCTGGGGCTTTTTCAGTCTGAACAGCTTCCTTTAACCCTGCAATCAATGAAAAATCAATTGGCAGCATAAGATttggataaagataaaaatagcaATGCAAATTGCAAAGGTGTTTCATGAAAACAATATAGTCTTTCTCCCTATGCATCTCTCTGCCAAAATGCAAAAGGCATCTCAACTAGGCCCAATACATATACTGTAGTTCAAACAAGCAGTTACTATACTAGTTTGCCAACAGAGAACATGAAAGTCTATCAAAGGGTAAATACACTTCAATGCAGTTAACTAGTTAAGCAATGAAGTACCCACACTAAAAGATCCAATCACAGATTACTATGTATAGTAAGtttgataacttttacaataacTACCATActacaagtaatataaaatgatggTTTTTGATTGGTCTGACACTGAACAGTATAAATTGCGTTATACTGAAACATTTTGTTCTTTCAGGGCAttggaaaataaagaaatagtgAATTTTATCGAGATAATTATGTATTTACAATATTCTGTTTCGTCTCATCCTATTTCATCATATCCTGGATGTGATATGGTTTCCAAGGATGAACTTGACAGTTCCAATAAGATTTCCATTGGCGTGCATCTAACAAGAACCTACGAATTCGCCATGGCTAAAGTGAGTCAGTGACTCGTGtccattttttaaatagaaattcTGTCTTGCGatttaacattttattatatgctaatttttagatttacttTACACATTGTATCATAGTCATGAAGTTCTTGTCAAAAGTCAAAATTATAACCGAAGGGGTCAACTTGTTAGCAAGTTCACAACAATTTAAGGAACCAAATTGCAATTTCACATACACTAAAAACTTTGGGGAACAAACAAAGCAATGCATGGATTCAACTACCATCTTCTCGCactaaattgaatattttactcacacagaaattaaaaaaaaaaaaaaaaaaaaactcttttctgcaattaaaatttacaagaaaaaaaaaaacccgcaTGAGAAAATGATCGGAACTTACGGGTATCAGTAGAGAGGCTCATGCAAGCGAATGGCATAGAGCGCTTAGACGAAGTCGAGCGCAAGAATGCAGCGCCGGCCACCGAGGCTCCGCCTATTCCGGCGGCCCATGATGCCCGCCGGCGAAGAACGCCGCTGTTCATCGCCGGAATGTGGAAAGTCCTAGCAGCACAAAACCAtgccatctctctctctctccctctctcagaCACACTGTCAGTGACTCACTGTCTGtgacattataaaaaattgagacaaaCAATGTGTTTTGCTCTTAACGTTGGTAAGATTACGGTTTTACGAAACTACCCTTGCCTGATGTAGAATCTCCTATTGGCGGACTTGTTATTCTCACACCCTTTTTC
Encoded proteins:
- the LOC114395401 gene encoding reactive Intermediate Deaminase A, chloroplastic-like — its product is MAWFCAARTFHIPAMNSGVLRRRASWAAGIGGASVAGAAFLRSTSSKRSMPFACMSLSTDTRLKEAVQTEKAPAALGPYSQAIKANNLLFVSGVLGLIPETGKFISDNVEDQTEQVLKNMGEILKSGGASYSSVVKTTILLADLKDFKKVNEIYAKYFPSPAPARSTYQVASLPMDAKIEIECIAAL